From a region of the Thermococcus sp. 21S7 genome:
- a CDS encoding thiamine pyrophosphate-dependent enzyme, whose product MNLPTGREAFEARRPGSEDVAWCPGCGNFGIRNILISALAELGLRPSEVAIISGIGQAAKMPHYINANGYHTLHGRAIPIATGVKAANPELTVIAEGGDGDMYAEGGNHLLHAIRRNPDITVLIHDNQIYGLTKGQASPTTMVGMKTPTQPWGVFEEPFNPVALAVAMNASFVARTFMGYFRESVEIIKKAIRHRGLAIVDVLHPCVSFNKVNTYAWYREHTYWMDDGPFDREAAFKRAIETDPLPLGVFYVNERPTFEESVPAYRTDKRPLWKREPKLDLVEKFFESKRL is encoded by the coding sequence ATGAATCTGCCCACCGGCAGGGAGGCCTTTGAGGCCAGAAGGCCGGGAAGCGAGGACGTCGCCTGGTGCCCTGGCTGCGGCAACTTCGGCATAAGGAACATACTCATCTCAGCTCTGGCCGAACTTGGACTGAGGCCAAGCGAGGTGGCGATAATCAGCGGTATAGGCCAGGCCGCGAAGATGCCCCACTACATCAACGCCAACGGCTACCACACGCTCCACGGCAGGGCGATACCCATAGCGACGGGCGTTAAGGCGGCAAACCCGGAACTGACGGTTATAGCCGAGGGCGGAGACGGCGACATGTACGCTGAAGGCGGCAACCACCTTCTCCACGCGATAAGGAGGAACCCGGACATAACGGTTCTCATCCACGACAACCAGATATACGGCCTCACGAAGGGCCAGGCGTCACCGACGACGATGGTTGGAATGAAAACCCCAACCCAGCCGTGGGGAGTCTTTGAGGAGCCCTTCAACCCCGTCGCGCTGGCGGTAGCCATGAACGCCTCTTTTGTGGCCAGAACCTTCATGGGCTACTTCAGGGAGAGCGTCGAGATAATCAAGAAGGCAATCCGGCACAGGGGCCTGGCCATAGTCGACGTCCTCCACCCGTGCGTCAGCTTCAACAAGGTGAACACCTACGCCTGGTACAGGGAGCACACCTACTGGATGGATGATGGCCCCTTCGACAGGGAGGCGGCATTCAAGCGGGCCATCGAAACCGACCCGCTCCCGCTGGGGGTCTTCTACGTCAACGAGAGGCCGACATTTGAGGAGAGCGTTCCGGCATACAGAACCGACAAGAGGCCCCTGTGGAAGCGCGAGCCGAAGCTTGACCTCGTTGAGAAGTTCTTCGAGAGTAAGAGGCTCTGA
- the msrA gene encoding peptide-methionine (S)-S-oxide reductase MsrA — protein sequence MPSRNFESQAAIFAGGCFWCMEEAFERLPGVGEAITGYTGGWVENPTYELVSTGETGHREAVKVIYDPSKISYERLLDVFWKNIDPTDPYGQFADRGEQYRTAIFYLNDEQKALAEESRRRLELSGIFEEPIATEILPAGEFYPAEDYHQGYYLSFSEHYRRYKTYSGRLGFIKAVWEENRHFRLFPERERYWLGWRKPADSELRKLLTPLQYAVTQLGATEPPFRNEYWESHEEGIYVDIVSGEPLFSSLDKFDSGTGWPSFTKPLEEWAIVEAEECEGFLCGREVRSRFAGSHLGHVFEETTATGKRYCINSASLRFIPGEELRRHGYIAYEGLFK from the coding sequence ATGCCAAGTAGGAACTTCGAATCCCAAGCTGCAATCTTTGCAGGTGGCTGTTTCTGGTGCATGGAGGAGGCCTTCGAGAGACTGCCCGGGGTGGGTGAGGCAATAACAGGTTACACCGGCGGCTGGGTCGAGAACCCGACCTACGAGCTGGTCTCGACTGGAGAGACCGGCCACCGTGAGGCTGTCAAGGTCATCTACGACCCTTCAAAGATTTCCTACGAGAGGCTTTTAGATGTCTTCTGGAAAAACATAGACCCGACCGACCCGTACGGCCAGTTCGCAGATAGGGGCGAGCAGTACAGGACGGCGATTTTCTACCTAAATGATGAGCAGAAAGCCCTTGCTGAGGAGTCCAGGAGGAGGCTTGAGCTTTCGGGAATCTTCGAGGAACCGATAGCGACGGAGATACTGCCGGCCGGGGAGTTCTATCCTGCGGAGGACTACCATCAAGGCTACTACCTCAGCTTTTCTGAACATTACAGGCGCTACAAGACATACTCCGGGAGGCTCGGCTTCATAAAAGCCGTCTGGGAGGAGAACCGGCACTTCCGCCTGTTCCCAGAGAGGGAGCGCTACTGGCTCGGCTGGAGAAAGCCGGCCGATTCAGAGCTTAGGAAACTGCTGACGCCCCTCCAGTACGCGGTCACACAGCTCGGGGCAACCGAACCGCCCTTCCGGAACGAGTACTGGGAGAGCCACGAGGAGGGCATTTACGTCGATATAGTGTCCGGTGAGCCGCTCTTCAGCTCCCTCGACAAGTTCGACTCAGGAACGGGATGGCCGAGCTTCACCAAGCCCCTTGAGGAGTGGGCGATAGTTGAAGCCGAGGAATGCGAGGGCTTCCTCTGCGGGAGGGAGGTTAGAAGCCGCTTCGCGGGCTCTCACCTCGGCCACGTCTTTGAGGAGACAACGGCAACTGGAAAGCGGTACTGCATAAACTCGGCCTCGCTGAGGTTCATACCCGGGGAAGAACTGAGGAGGCACGGCTACATAGCCTACGAGGGACTTTTCAAATAA
- a CDS encoding 2-oxoacid:acceptor oxidoreductase subunit alpha — translation MSEFRGEVSIVLGGAAGQGIQTVEGILTYALKRSGYHVYANKEYMSRVRGGINTTEIRVSSRRVRAFVRRIDILVPFKQGVLSWVEDRISDTTVVLGERENVEESFLNRVNLVEVPLTKLALETGSQLYLNTTAAGLIVGLFHGDFNAIEEYIRKRFGSKGENVVNKNIEAARKGYELGVKLCEEGTIRVEIERDEKVREEILLSGTEAVGIGTLAGGMNFLSFYPMSPSTGVSTFAAQHAEEFGIIVEQVEDEISAINMALGAWFAGARAMVSTSGGGFALMSEALSLAGMAENPIVIHLAQRPGPATGLPTRTMQGDLNLVLYAGHGDFPRIILAPGSMEEVFYLSAEAFNLADRYQVPVIILTDQYFVDTYYNLPKPELGKVRFERHIVEAKPGYMRYELTEDGISPRAVPGYGEEVVIANGNEHDEWGDITEDAGLTRKMQEKRAKLKLETIRKNAPLPRLFGSEKARYLVVSWGSTLHVVEEAIEKLGRDDVALLHFSWVYPLNPETKRFFEGKTIIVVENNIPGQFADLLRKELDVEVHHRVLKYDGRPFSVEEVFDALKGVIE, via the coding sequence ATGTCTGAGTTCCGTGGTGAGGTTTCCATAGTTCTCGGCGGAGCGGCCGGGCAGGGAATTCAGACCGTTGAAGGAATTCTGACGTACGCGCTGAAGCGCTCGGGCTATCACGTCTATGCCAACAAGGAGTACATGTCCCGCGTGAGGGGCGGGATAAACACCACCGAGATACGCGTTTCTTCAAGGCGCGTCAGGGCCTTCGTGAGGAGGATAGATATCCTCGTCCCCTTCAAGCAGGGCGTTCTGAGCTGGGTGGAGGACAGGATTTCAGACACTACCGTCGTCCTCGGTGAGAGGGAGAACGTCGAGGAGAGCTTTCTCAACAGGGTGAACCTCGTCGAGGTGCCCCTCACGAAGCTTGCCCTCGAAACGGGGAGCCAGCTCTACCTCAACACAACCGCCGCCGGCCTGATAGTCGGCCTCTTCCACGGCGACTTTAACGCCATCGAGGAGTACATAAGGAAGCGCTTCGGGAGCAAGGGCGAGAACGTCGTGAACAAGAACATCGAGGCGGCGAGGAAAGGCTACGAGCTGGGCGTTAAGCTCTGCGAGGAAGGGACGATAAGGGTCGAGATTGAGAGGGACGAGAAAGTCAGGGAGGAAATCCTCCTCAGCGGGACCGAAGCGGTAGGAATAGGTACCTTAGCCGGAGGCATGAACTTCCTCAGCTTCTACCCGATGAGTCCCTCAACGGGCGTTTCGACCTTCGCGGCACAGCACGCCGAAGAGTTCGGGATAATCGTCGAGCAGGTCGAGGACGAGATTTCGGCGATAAACATGGCTCTCGGAGCGTGGTTCGCGGGAGCGAGGGCGATGGTGAGCACTTCAGGAGGGGGCTTCGCTTTGATGAGCGAGGCTTTAAGCCTTGCCGGAATGGCGGAGAACCCGATCGTGATACACCTCGCCCAGAGGCCCGGCCCTGCAACGGGCCTGCCGACGAGAACGATGCAGGGCGACCTAAACCTCGTCCTCTACGCCGGCCACGGCGACTTTCCGAGGATAATCCTCGCGCCCGGCAGTATGGAGGAGGTGTTCTACCTCAGCGCCGAGGCCTTCAACCTAGCGGATAGATATCAGGTTCCGGTGATAATCCTGACGGATCAGTACTTCGTGGACACCTACTACAACCTGCCGAAGCCCGAGCTGGGGAAGGTGAGGTTCGAGAGGCACATCGTCGAGGCAAAGCCCGGCTATATGAGATACGAGCTTACGGAAGATGGGATATCACCCAGAGCGGTTCCGGGCTACGGCGAGGAGGTTGTCATAGCGAATGGCAACGAACACGACGAGTGGGGGGACATAACGGAAGACGCCGGGCTTACGAGAAAGATGCAGGAGAAAAGGGCCAAACTAAAGCTCGAAACGATAAGAAAGAACGCGCCCCTGCCGAGGCTCTTCGGAAGTGAAAAAGCGAGATACCTCGTGGTTTCGTGGGGCTCAACACTCCATGTCGTTGAGGAGGCCATAGAGAAACTCGGGAGAGATGACGTGGCCCTGCTCCACTTCAGCTGGGTCTACCCGCTCAACCCGGAGACGAAGCGGTTCTTCGAGGGCAAAACGATAATCGTCGTCGAGAACAACATCCCCGGCCAGTTCGCCGACCTTCTGAGAAAGGAGCTGGACGTTGAGGTCCACCACAGGGTTCTGAAGTACGATGGGAGGCCGTTTTCGGTGGAAGAGGTTTTTGATGCCCTGAAGGGGGTGATAGAATGA